The window ACGTTGCTGATTCCCTGGCTTCCTTTCCAGTAACCGCTTTGCTGGGACCACGCCAATGCGGCAAGTCGACTTTGGCGAAACACCTGCTCAGTCAACGAGATGACGCTGTCTTTCTTGATCTGGAACGTCCTTCAGACCTGCGAAAACTCACTGACCCTGAACTCTTTTTTCATACGCACAGAGACAAGCTGATCTGCATTGACGAGGTACAGATGGGGCCTGCAATATTTCCCCTTTTGCGTGCCACAGTGGATGATGACCGAAGGCCCGGTCGTTTCTTTCTTCTTGGTTCAGCCTCGCAGGAACTCATACGAAAAAGCTCTGAAACCCTGGCAGGGCGTATCCATTACATCGAACTCACTCCTTTCACCTGTACAGAACTTCTTGCCAGTTCCCAATTCTCCAGAGAAAAACTCATGGAACTCTGGGCCAGAGGCGGATTCCCTGAATCCGTACTTGCTGTGTCCGATGCCATCAGTCTGACATGGCGGGAGGATTTTATCCGCACCTTTCTTGAACGCGATATCAACCAGTTCGAATTTTCCGTGGCTGCGCAGACCATGCGCCGCTTCTGGAGCATGCTTGCCCATTATCACGGACAGGTTATGAATTATTCCAAACTCGG is drawn from Candidatus Electrothrix aestuarii and contains these coding sequences:
- a CDS encoding ATP-binding protein, whose protein sequence is MNFNLQGYIKRQQEKNVADSLASFPVTALLGPRQCGKSTLAKHLLSQRDDAVFLDLERPSDLRKLTDPELFFHTHRDKLICIDEVQMGPAIFPLLRATVDDDRRPGRFFLLGSASQELIRKSSETLAGRIHYIELTPFTCTELLASSQFSREKLMELWARGGFPESVLAVSDAISLTWREDFIRTFLERDINQFEFSVAAQTMRRFWSMLAHYHGQVMNYSKLGQALGVTHPTVKRYLELLEQTYMVRSLAPYSANIKKRLVKAPKIYLRDSGVLHALLEIDTLEDLLGHPVVGGSWEGFCIEQILAAKPNWRASFYRTSSGEEIDLILERGQKSLAFEFKASMSPKVSRGFNATLEILQPNHTWIIAPVPEPYPFQQNVTVSDIFSVVEEITGY